Proteins co-encoded in one Actinomadura luteofluorescens genomic window:
- the lysW gene encoding lysine biosynthesis protein LysW produces the protein MTQTCPECEGPVQLAEPVRLSEIAQCADCSSELEVVGLDPVTLALAPEIEEDWGE, from the coding sequence ATGACCCAGACCTGTCCCGAGTGTGAGGGCCCGGTCCAGCTCGCCGAGCCGGTCCGGCTCAGCGAGATCGCGCAGTGCGCCGACTGCTCCAGCGAGCTGGAGGTGGTCGGCCTGGACCCGGTGACCCTCGCGCTCGCCCCCGAGATCGAGGAGGACTGGGGCGAGTGA
- a CDS encoding sulfotransferase: MFPTSLCRYTPEGRGLPMKVLYITGWCRSGSTMLGNVLAEVPGIVHVGELRFLWLNGVLGTGSNGRCGCGLGHRECPFWSEVLEEVRPPGTSLERHAADVVAWQDAYRTRHTWRVLRDPPRDGWPDVLAATYRAIARVSGARVIVDSSKFASDAALLASLPGVEGSYVHLIRDPRAVAWSWLRPKAYTGRRSALNSTWHWTGFNLAAEAVGRAHRDRSLHMRYEALVRSPRAAVGTILDLLGHEGRNPVAADGTVELGGNHTVTGNPDRFGRGRTRIEEDRRWQAALPRPQRSATTLMALPLLHRYGYEKRV, translated from the coding sequence ATGTTCCCGACCAGCTTGTGCCGGTACACCCCGGAAGGTCGCGGTTTGCCAATGAAGGTGCTTTACATCACCGGTTGGTGTCGCAGCGGCAGCACCATGCTGGGCAACGTCCTCGCCGAGGTCCCCGGGATCGTGCACGTCGGCGAACTGCGTTTTCTCTGGTTGAACGGGGTTCTCGGAACGGGCAGCAACGGCCGGTGCGGCTGCGGGCTCGGCCACCGCGAATGCCCGTTCTGGTCCGAGGTGCTGGAGGAGGTCCGCCCGCCCGGGACGTCCCTCGAACGGCACGCCGCCGACGTCGTCGCCTGGCAGGACGCGTACCGGACCCGGCACACCTGGCGGGTGCTGCGCGACCCGCCGCGGGACGGCTGGCCGGACGTGCTCGCCGCCACCTACCGCGCGATCGCCCGGGTCTCGGGGGCGCGCGTCATCGTCGACAGCTCCAAGTTCGCCTCGGACGCCGCGCTGCTGGCGTCCCTGCCGGGCGTCGAGGGAAGCTACGTCCACCTGATCCGCGATCCCCGCGCGGTCGCCTGGTCGTGGCTCCGTCCCAAGGCGTACACGGGCCGCCGCTCCGCGCTGAACAGCACCTGGCACTGGACCGGCTTCAACCTGGCGGCCGAGGCGGTCGGCCGCGCGCACCGGGACCGCTCGCTGCACATGCGCTACGAGGCGCTGGTGCGCAGCCCCCGCGCCGCCGTCGGCACCATCCTCGACCTGCTCGGGCACGAGGGACGCAACCCCGTCGCCGCCGACGGGACGGTGGAGCTCGGCGGCAACCACACGGTCACCGGCAACCCCGACCGGTTCGGCCGCGGCCGGACCCGGATCGAGGAGGACCGCAGGTGGCAGGCCGCGCTGCCCCGCCCCCAGCGTTCCGCGACCACGCTCATGGCGCTCCCGCTGCTGCACCGGTACGGCTACGAGAAGAGGGTGTGA
- a CDS encoding lantibiotic dehydratase — MLIRSTGFPADGLALFAAPECAATADDFLDGGTGETEFAQAMDAALADASRAAAKIATDPLFREAVTWQNPAAALHLARLADGAAARPGKNPRLERKKRRGRENTLVRYWQRYCGKNDTAGFFGPVAWGTLDPEVVDAVEARPGAGLVRSRKVDFEFWALEAYVAALLDDPDVAPWLPAGVHPHLLADGDRVLRPGKDPRPLTAAEAEVLSRCDGARAAAEIAPDPPLAAALDGLVDEGIVWRGVDMPYNPQAERVLRGTLDAIPEPKARERALAGLARLDRARASVTAAAGDAGALAAALEHLDAEFTAVTGAEPERRSGQMYAGRRLCYEDTVRDLDVTFGRPLLNALAGPFGSVLLPAARWLSATLADAYDAAFRDLYRDLLEPGAGGVPMPAFWDAAQALLTGPDRPVDAVAAEFARRWNALFGLDGAPGERRLAFTAADLAEPAARLFAAERPGWAGARIHSPDLCLGAAGAEAMAAGEFTLVLGEMHTAWPTLDCAVFADRHPDPDRLRAAAAEDIGPQFRPLYPTWWPQYTARIAPVLGATDHQLEFAPAPGADPARVLPLVALTVAEHDAALDVTGPDGLRRPLREVFALLFGWLGAEAFKLAGAGPHHPRLTLDGLVVARETWRTTVGGTGIAPAHGPREYLAARRLRRALGMPERVFAKVGTEVKPVYVDFTGPRYVSSFATLLRAARQTSGDDVPVVFTELLPDLDESWLPGADGRRYSCELRLQLCDPERP, encoded by the coding sequence GTGCTGATCCGCTCCACCGGATTCCCCGCGGACGGACTCGCGCTTTTCGCCGCGCCGGAATGTGCCGCGACCGCCGACGACTTTCTCGACGGCGGCACCGGTGAAACCGAATTCGCGCAGGCCATGGACGCCGCATTGGCGGACGCGAGCCGCGCCGCCGCGAAGATCGCCACCGACCCGCTCTTCCGGGAGGCGGTGACATGGCAGAACCCCGCCGCCGCGCTGCATTTGGCACGTCTCGCCGACGGCGCGGCCGCCCGGCCGGGGAAGAACCCGAGGCTGGAGCGCAAGAAGCGGCGGGGGCGCGAGAACACCCTCGTCCGCTACTGGCAGCGCTACTGCGGCAAGAACGACACCGCGGGCTTCTTCGGCCCCGTCGCCTGGGGCACCCTCGACCCGGAGGTCGTTGACGCCGTCGAGGCGCGCCCAGGCGCGGGGCTGGTCCGGTCCCGCAAGGTCGACTTCGAGTTCTGGGCGCTGGAGGCGTACGTCGCCGCCCTCCTGGACGACCCCGACGTGGCGCCGTGGCTGCCCGCCGGCGTCCACCCGCACCTGCTCGCCGACGGCGACCGCGTCCTGCGCCCGGGGAAGGACCCGCGCCCCCTGACCGCCGCCGAAGCCGAGGTGCTGTCCCGCTGCGACGGCGCCCGGGCCGCGGCCGAGATCGCCCCCGACCCGCCCCTGGCGGCCGCCCTGGACGGGCTGGTCGACGAAGGGATCGTCTGGCGGGGCGTGGACATGCCGTACAACCCGCAGGCGGAACGCGTGCTGCGCGGCACCCTCGACGCGATCCCCGAACCGAAGGCCCGGGAACGGGCACTGGCCGGACTCGCCCGGCTCGACCGGGCACGCGCCTCCGTGACCGCGGCCGCAGGCGACGCCGGCGCCCTGGCCGCCGCGCTGGAGCACCTGGACGCCGAGTTCACCGCCGTCACCGGAGCGGAGCCGGAGCGGCGCAGCGGCCAGATGTACGCGGGGCGGCGGCTCTGCTACGAGGACACCGTCCGCGACCTGGACGTCACGTTCGGGCGCCCGCTCCTAAACGCGCTCGCCGGCCCGTTCGGCTCCGTCCTCCTGCCCGCCGCGCGCTGGCTGTCGGCGACCCTCGCGGACGCCTACGACGCCGCCTTCCGCGACCTGTACCGCGACCTGCTCGAACCGGGCGCCGGCGGCGTGCCGATGCCCGCGTTCTGGGACGCGGCCCAGGCCCTCCTGACCGGGCCCGACCGCCCGGTGGACGCGGTCGCCGCCGAGTTCGCCCGCCGCTGGAACGCGCTGTTCGGCCTGGACGGCGCACCGGGCGAGCGCCGCCTCGCCTTCACCGCCGCCGACCTGGCGGAACCCGCCGCCCGGCTGTTCGCCGCCGAGCGTCCCGGCTGGGCGGGCGCCCGCATCCACAGCCCCGACCTGTGCCTCGGCGCGGCCGGCGCCGAGGCGATGGCGGCGGGGGAGTTCACCCTCGTCCTCGGCGAGATGCACACCGCGTGGCCGACCCTCGACTGCGCCGTCTTCGCCGACCGGCACCCCGACCCGGACCGGCTGCGCGCCGCGGCGGCCGAGGACATCGGCCCCCAGTTCCGGCCGCTGTACCCGACCTGGTGGCCCCAGTACACCGCGCGCATCGCACCCGTCCTCGGCGCCACCGACCACCAGCTCGAGTTCGCCCCGGCACCCGGAGCGGACCCCGCCCGCGTCCTGCCGCTGGTGGCGCTCACCGTGGCCGAGCACGACGCGGCCCTGGACGTCACCGGACCGGACGGGCTCCGGCGCCCGCTCCGCGAGGTGTTCGCGCTGCTGTTCGGCTGGCTCGGCGCCGAGGCGTTCAAGCTCGCCGGCGCCGGCCCCCACCACCCGCGGCTCACCCTGGACGGGCTCGTCGTCGCCCGCGAGACCTGGCGCACGACCGTCGGCGGGACCGGCATCGCACCCGCGCACGGCCCCCGCGAGTACCTCGCCGCCCGCCGCCTGCGCCGCGCCCTCGGCATGCCCGAACGCGTCTTCGCGAAGGTCGGCACGGAGGTCAAGCCCGTCTACGTCGACTTCACCGGCCCCCGCTACGTCTCCTCGTTCGCCACGCTGCTCCGCGCCGCCCGCCAGACGTCCGGCGACGACGTCCCCGTCGTCTTCACCGAACTGCTGCCGGACCTGGACGAATCATGGCTGCCCGGCGCGGACGGCCGGCGCTACAGCTGCGAGCTGCGGCTTCAGCTCTGCGATCCGGAACGTCCCTGA
- a CDS encoding SDR family NAD(P)-dependent oxidoreductase, with protein sequence MDLGLNGKVALVAGGSAGIGLAIARDLVREGATVSIAGRDPGRLAKARDGIRADLGAEVGTRPLDVRDTEAARAWVDDAAAEHGAVHIMVTNAGGPPAGPTGAFGPDDYRAALDLAMVSHIGLVQAALPHLRDAGWGRVLMVTSETIRDLIPAFALSGIVRTGLVGYAKTLVHELGAGDVTVNVLAPGYTATDALLSGITGEPGAETARVAREAGIPLGRVARPEEVAAAGVFLLSARASFVTGTVQVVDGGRSLGV encoded by the coding sequence GTGGACCTCGGACTGAACGGGAAGGTGGCCCTGGTCGCGGGCGGGTCGGCGGGCATCGGGCTCGCGATCGCCCGCGACCTGGTGCGCGAGGGCGCCACGGTGTCGATCGCGGGCCGCGACCCCGGCCGGCTGGCCAAGGCCCGCGACGGGATCCGCGCGGACCTCGGCGCGGAGGTCGGGACCCGCCCGCTGGACGTGCGCGACACGGAGGCGGCGCGGGCGTGGGTGGACGACGCCGCCGCCGAGCACGGCGCCGTCCACATCATGGTCACCAACGCGGGCGGGCCGCCCGCCGGGCCGACCGGGGCGTTCGGCCCGGACGACTACCGCGCCGCGCTCGACCTCGCGATGGTCTCCCACATCGGGCTCGTGCAGGCCGCGCTCCCGCACCTGCGGGACGCCGGCTGGGGCCGGGTCCTGATGGTCACCAGCGAGACGATCCGCGACCTCATCCCCGCGTTCGCGCTGTCGGGGATCGTGCGGACCGGGCTGGTCGGCTACGCCAAGACCCTCGTGCACGAACTCGGCGCCGGGGACGTCACCGTCAACGTCCTCGCGCCCGGCTACACCGCGACGGACGCGCTGCTGTCCGGCATCACCGGCGAGCCCGGGGCCGAGACCGCACGCGTCGCGCGGGAGGCGGGCATCCCGCTCGGCCGGGTCGCGCGGCCGGAGGAGGTCGCGGCGGCCGGGGTGTTCCTGCTGAGCGCCCGAGCGAGCTTCGTGACCGGCACCGTCCAGGTCGTCGACGGCGGCCGTTCCCTGGGGGTCTGA
- the argC gene encoding N-acetyl-gamma-glutamyl-phosphate reductase — protein MIRAGVIGAAGYLGGELLRLLIGHPGTEVAHAVSTRFPGRRVDSVHPNLRAQTDLLFSAPDDLDACDVLLMATPHKATMDLLPEMRGRAKTVIDLSGDFRDPDPAVYERYYGVPHTAPELLGAFVPGVPELFRAELAEADLISVPGCMAAAAILALHPLTGLIGPDVQIDARTGSSGSGALAGDANLHAERSGALRVFAPVRHRHEAEVARLTGLNARMTATGVEAVRGVQVVCHATGSGPVDEKAVRRAYRERYVGEPFVRIVAHRTGTHRLPDPKLLSGSNYCDVGFAVDGDRVTAIAALDNLVKGGAGAAVQCLNIRTGQPETLGLGFPGLHPV, from the coding sequence GTGATCCGGGCCGGCGTCATCGGCGCCGCCGGATATCTCGGCGGCGAGCTGCTGCGGCTGCTCATCGGCCATCCGGGGACGGAGGTCGCGCACGCGGTCTCGACCCGGTTCCCCGGGCGCCGCGTGGACTCCGTCCACCCCAACCTGCGGGCCCAGACCGACCTGCTGTTCAGCGCCCCGGACGACCTCGACGCCTGCGACGTGCTGCTGATGGCGACCCCGCACAAGGCCACTATGGACCTGCTGCCCGAGATGAGAGGACGGGCCAAGACGGTCATCGACCTGTCGGGCGACTTCCGCGACCCCGACCCCGCCGTCTACGAGCGGTACTACGGCGTCCCGCACACCGCGCCCGAACTGCTCGGCGCGTTCGTCCCCGGCGTCCCCGAACTGTTCCGCGCGGAGCTGGCCGAGGCGGACCTCATCAGCGTGCCCGGGTGCATGGCCGCGGCGGCGATCCTCGCGCTGCACCCTCTGACCGGGCTGATCGGCCCGGACGTGCAGATCGACGCGCGCACCGGGTCGAGCGGGTCGGGCGCGCTCGCCGGGGACGCCAACCTGCACGCCGAACGCAGCGGCGCGCTGCGGGTGTTCGCCCCGGTGCGGCACCGCCACGAAGCGGAGGTGGCGCGGCTGACCGGGCTGAACGCCAGGATGACCGCCACCGGGGTCGAGGCCGTGCGCGGGGTGCAGGTCGTCTGCCACGCGACCGGCTCGGGGCCCGTCGATGAGAAGGCCGTCCGCCGCGCCTACCGCGAGCGCTACGTCGGCGAGCCGTTCGTCCGGATCGTCGCGCACCGCACGGGGACGCACCGGCTCCCCGATCCGAAGCTGCTGTCCGGGTCCAACTACTGCGACGTCGGTTTCGCCGTGGACGGCGACCGCGTCACCGCGATCGCCGCGCTGGACAACCTGGTGAAGGGCGGGGCGGGTGCCGCGGTGCAGTGCCTGAACATCCGCACCGGCCAGCCCGAGACCCTCGGCCTGGGGTTCCCCGGCCTGCACCCGGTCTGA
- a CDS encoding ketoacyl-ACP synthase III family protein, giving the protein MRCDGLFLAGLAQRIPAAVDVDGAVDDGRYDPADRKADAYASVAVADDEAPPEMAAAAARLALRRAEIPPSDVALLLHASAWFQGVDYWPAASFVHREVLGEDGRRAPALDVQQMCAGALGALELAASYLAADASRASALVTTADRFTGPGFDRWRGDVRGIVYGDGAAAAVLARGGFARLLAVSTVVDTALEGMYRGDEPFAAAPGRPVDVRARRAAFAAHARRLAGSLAERTTSGLSEAVGRTLDEAGLGLADVSRFAFPNVGLHVLRTRYAEPLGLDVERTTWEWGRRTGHVGAADQLTGLTHLVETGQAGPGDRVLLVGIGAGFAWTCAAVEITERPGWGG; this is encoded by the coding sequence ATGCGCTGCGACGGTCTGTTCCTCGCCGGGCTCGCCCAGCGGATCCCCGCGGCCGTGGACGTGGACGGGGCGGTGGACGACGGCCGCTACGACCCCGCCGACCGGAAGGCCGACGCGTACGCCTCCGTCGCCGTCGCCGACGACGAGGCCCCGCCCGAGATGGCGGCCGCGGCGGCCCGCCTCGCGCTGCGCCGGGCGGAGATCCCGCCGTCGGACGTCGCGCTCCTGCTGCACGCGTCGGCCTGGTTCCAGGGCGTCGACTACTGGCCGGCCGCCTCGTTCGTGCACCGCGAGGTCCTCGGCGAGGACGGCCGGCGCGCGCCCGCGCTGGACGTCCAGCAGATGTGCGCGGGCGCCCTCGGCGCGCTGGAGCTGGCCGCCTCCTACCTGGCCGCCGACGCCTCCCGCGCGTCCGCCCTGGTCACGACCGCGGACCGGTTCACGGGCCCCGGGTTCGACCGGTGGCGCGGGGACGTGCGCGGCATCGTCTACGGGGACGGCGCGGCCGCCGCGGTGCTCGCCCGGGGCGGCTTCGCGCGGCTGCTGGCCGTCTCGACGGTCGTCGACACCGCGCTGGAGGGCATGTACCGCGGCGACGAGCCGTTCGCCGCGGCCCCGGGCCGCCCGGTGGACGTGCGCGCCCGCCGCGCCGCGTTCGCCGCGCACGCCAGGCGGTTGGCGGGAAGCCTGGCGGAGCGGACCACGTCGGGCCTGAGCGAGGCCGTCGGCCGGACGCTGGACGAGGCCGGGCTGGGGCTCGCCGACGTCTCCCGGTTCGCCTTCCCCAACGTCGGCCTGCACGTCCTGCGCACCCGGTACGCCGAGCCGCTCGGCCTGGACGTGGAGCGCACCACGTGGGAGTGGGGCCGCCGCACCGGGCACGTCGGCGCGGCCGACCAGCTCACCGGCCTGACCCATCTGGTCGAGACCGGGCAGGCGGGGCCGGGCGACCGGGTGCTGCTGGTCGGGATCGGCGCCGGGTTCGCCTGGACGTGCGCCGCCGTCGAGATCACCGAGCGGCCCGGCTGGGGCGGCTGA
- a CDS encoding transketolase family protein, with protein MTAAPGTARPRSAREVYRDLLPELMRADHRLFCLDSDTGLFEAAAFAEVPGRYLNLGIAEHNLMGTAAGLAASGNVPFVTTMATFAATRALEAIKIDIAYNALPVRIVATHGGLAAGHLGPTHHALEDLAVMRALPGFTVVVPGDAGQAGEAVRQCAALPGPAYVRLGRSATPDLDGAAPGAGPFEIGRAQWLRRGGDVAIVACGPHPVLAAVRAADRLAERGVRASVLNLHTLRPLDVAAVVAAAEGTAGVVTVEEHWRSGGLGGAVAETLAEHAPARVARVGMPDTFAERAGGQEYLLDRYGITTGAVVAAALNLTGGTHGGGTHDPDLSRV; from the coding sequence GTGACGGCCGCCCCAGGGACGGCCCGGCCGCGCTCCGCGCGGGAGGTGTACCGCGACCTGCTGCCCGAGCTGATGCGCGCCGACCACCGGCTGTTCTGCCTGGACAGCGACACCGGGCTGTTCGAGGCGGCCGCCTTCGCCGAGGTCCCCGGCCGCTACCTCAACCTCGGCATCGCCGAGCACAACCTGATGGGGACGGCCGCGGGCCTGGCCGCCAGCGGAAACGTCCCGTTCGTCACGACGATGGCGACCTTCGCCGCGACCCGGGCCCTGGAGGCCATCAAGATCGACATCGCGTACAACGCGCTGCCGGTCCGCATCGTCGCCACCCACGGCGGGCTGGCCGCCGGGCACCTCGGCCCGACCCACCACGCGCTGGAGGACCTGGCCGTGATGCGGGCGCTGCCCGGCTTCACCGTGGTCGTCCCGGGCGACGCGGGGCAGGCGGGCGAGGCCGTCCGGCAGTGCGCGGCGCTGCCCGGTCCCGCCTACGTCCGGCTCGGCCGCTCCGCCACCCCTGACCTGGACGGCGCGGCGCCCGGGGCCGGCCCGTTCGAGATCGGGCGGGCGCAGTGGCTGCGGCGCGGCGGGGACGTGGCGATCGTCGCCTGCGGGCCGCATCCGGTGCTCGCCGCGGTGCGCGCCGCCGACCGGCTCGCCGAGCGGGGCGTGCGGGCCTCCGTCCTCAACCTGCACACGCTGCGCCCGCTCGACGTCGCGGCCGTGGTCGCGGCGGCCGAGGGCACCGCGGGCGTCGTCACCGTCGAGGAGCACTGGCGCTCGGGCGGCCTCGGCGGCGCCGTCGCCGAGACCCTCGCCGAGCACGCGCCGGCCCGGGTGGCGCGGGTCGGCATGCCCGACACGTTCGCCGAGCGCGCGGGCGGCCAGGAGTACCTGCTCGACCGGTACGGCATCACGACGGGCGCCGTCGTCGCCGCGGCGCTGAACCTGACCGGCGGAACCCATGGAGGTGGCACGCATGACCCAGACCTGTCCCGAGTGTGA
- the lysX gene encoding lysine biosynthesis protein LysX: MRPVAVLASRVRYEEKRIFAALERRGVPYAHVDTRRFSAELGRAADGPRYAAALNREISHSRGLYASMILEARGVPAVNRSEVIAVCGDKLRTSLELERAGVPAPRTAVALTPDEGAEAAERLGFPVVIKPLTGSWGRLAAAVRDREAAQTVLEHRAALPSPLQHIVYLQELVDKPGRDIRVIVAGEAVVGATYRYADGWRTNAARGARSEPCPLTPELVEPALRAARAVGGGILGVDLIEGPEGPLVLEVNHTVEFRGFQDAHGEDVDVADAIVSHVLEAA; the protein is encoded by the coding sequence GTGAGGCCGGTGGCCGTGCTGGCCTCCCGGGTGCGGTACGAGGAGAAGCGCATCTTCGCCGCGCTGGAGCGCCGGGGGGTGCCGTACGCGCACGTGGACACCCGCCGGTTCAGCGCCGAGCTGGGCCGTGCCGCGGACGGGCCGCGCTACGCGGCCGCCCTGAACCGGGAGATCTCCCACAGCCGCGGCCTCTACGCGTCGATGATCCTGGAGGCGCGCGGGGTGCCGGCGGTCAACCGGTCGGAGGTGATCGCCGTCTGCGGCGACAAGCTGCGCACCTCGCTGGAGCTGGAGCGCGCCGGCGTCCCCGCGCCGCGCACGGCGGTCGCGCTGACCCCGGACGAGGGCGCCGAGGCCGCCGAGCGGCTGGGCTTCCCCGTGGTGATCAAACCGCTGACGGGGTCGTGGGGACGGCTCGCGGCGGCGGTGCGCGACCGGGAGGCGGCGCAGACCGTCCTGGAGCACCGGGCCGCCCTGCCCTCACCGCTCCAGCACATCGTCTACCTGCAGGAACTCGTCGACAAACCGGGACGCGACATCCGGGTGATCGTGGCCGGGGAGGCGGTGGTGGGCGCGACGTACCGCTACGCGGACGGCTGGCGCACCAACGCCGCCCGGGGCGCGCGCTCCGAGCCCTGCCCGCTCACCCCGGAACTCGTCGAGCCGGCCCTGCGGGCCGCGCGGGCCGTGGGCGGCGGGATCCTGGGCGTCGACCTGATCGAGGGACCCGAGGGGCCGCTCGTCCTGGAGGTCAACCACACCGTCGAGTTCCGCGGGTTCCAGGACGCGCACGGCGAGGACGTGGACGTCGCCGACGCGATCGTCTCCCACGTGCTGGAGGCGGCGTGA
- a CDS encoding transketolase, whose amino-acid sequence MGAAAPADPPEADLPTVAHRVREHIVRMCAGPEGGHLGGSMSLVEILTLLYFEVMRVDPRRPAALDRDIFILSKGHGAMCLYAVLAERGFFPVAELAEYSRPGSRLMGHPVRAVPGVEMPTGSLGHGLALANGFAVADRGRRCFAVLGDGELQEGAVWEAAMASAALGLGNLTAVVDRNRLQITGPTEDAIGLEPLADRWRSFGWTVREVDGHDFGALREALAPNGTGAGPPVAVIARTVKGRGLPSLEAETRSHYARLSGRQAERSLAVLQARRRRAGS is encoded by the coding sequence ATGGGCGCGGCGGCACCGGCCGACCCACCGGAGGCGGACCTGCCCACGGTCGCCCACCGGGTCCGCGAGCACATCGTTCGGATGTGCGCCGGCCCGGAGGGCGGCCACCTCGGCGGGTCGATGTCGCTGGTGGAGATCCTCACGCTCCTGTACTTCGAGGTGATGCGGGTCGATCCGCGCCGCCCCGCCGCGCTGGACCGTGACATCTTCATCCTCAGCAAGGGGCACGGCGCGATGTGCCTTTACGCGGTGCTCGCCGAGCGGGGCTTCTTCCCCGTCGCGGAGCTGGCGGAGTACTCGCGGCCGGGCAGCAGGCTGATGGGCCATCCGGTCCGCGCGGTGCCCGGCGTGGAGATGCCCACCGGTTCGCTCGGGCACGGGCTCGCGCTCGCCAACGGGTTCGCCGTCGCCGACCGGGGCCGCCGCTGCTTCGCCGTCCTCGGTGACGGGGAGTTGCAGGAGGGCGCGGTCTGGGAGGCGGCCATGGCCTCGGCCGCGCTCGGCCTCGGCAACCTGACGGCCGTCGTCGACCGCAACCGCCTCCAGATCACCGGCCCAACCGAGGACGCGATCGGGCTGGAGCCGCTGGCGGACCGCTGGCGCAGCTTCGGCTGGACGGTGCGCGAGGTGGACGGCCACGACTTCGGCGCGCTGCGCGAGGCGCTCGCCCCCAATGGAACCGGGGCGGGGCCTCCGGTGGCGGTCATCGCCCGCACCGTAAAGGGGCGCGGCCTGCCGTCGCTGGAGGCGGAGACGCGCAGCCACTACGCGAGGCTGAGCGGCCGCCAGGCCGAACGGTCCCTGGCCGTGCTCCAGGCCCGGCGCAGGAGGGCCGGCTCGTGA
- a CDS encoding family 3 encapsulin nanocompartment shell protein produces MSEVRMLLDDPELTRRSPGEEFALAHARYGPDAAVGLRASISDLFPPAKRRPRLTVRHLLRKAVVDADEVVVFTERAENTSPDDAAPEWEFEVGSATVRTQVVRASVPVPKEILADPAALAAFVDYRLLVRLGTAENDVLLNGTGPIQGLLRVPGLRERPADPSDGGSAARTLLATAALCEWYGGSADGIVMHPDDWWPLVEDGAFLERLAVQGVKVSRTRMVPAGTALVGDFTAAATLLDRRSSTIRLDGDALVAEIREGLAVHLPGHFVLTSLPGGR; encoded by the coding sequence GTGTCCGAAGTGCGCATGCTGCTGGACGATCCCGAACTGACCCGGCGCAGCCCGGGCGAGGAGTTCGCGCTCGCCCACGCCCGGTACGGGCCGGACGCGGCGGTCGGGCTGCGCGCCTCCATCAGCGATCTGTTCCCGCCGGCCAAGCGCCGTCCCCGGCTCACCGTCCGGCACCTGCTCCGCAAGGCCGTCGTGGACGCCGACGAGGTCGTCGTCTTCACCGAGCGGGCCGAGAACACCTCGCCGGACGACGCCGCTCCCGAGTGGGAGTTCGAGGTGGGCTCGGCGACCGTCCGGACGCAGGTGGTGCGGGCCTCGGTGCCGGTGCCCAAGGAGATCCTCGCCGATCCGGCCGCCCTCGCCGCGTTCGTCGACTACCGCCTGCTGGTGCGGCTCGGCACGGCGGAGAACGACGTGCTGCTCAACGGGACGGGACCGATCCAGGGTCTGCTGCGCGTCCCGGGCCTGCGCGAACGTCCCGCCGACCCGTCGGACGGCGGTTCGGCGGCCCGGACGCTGCTGGCGACGGCGGCGCTGTGCGAGTGGTACGGCGGGTCCGCGGACGGGATCGTCATGCACCCCGACGACTGGTGGCCGCTCGTCGAGGACGGCGCGTTCCTGGAACGGCTCGCCGTGCAGGGCGTCAAGGTCAGCAGGACCCGCATGGTGCCCGCGGGCACGGCCCTGGTCGGCGACTTCACCGCCGCCGCGACGCTGCTGGACCGCCGGTCCTCCACGATCCGGCTGGACGGGGACGCGCTCGTGGCCGAGATCCGCGAGGGCCTCGCCGTCCATCTGCCCGGCCATTTCGTGCTCACCTCGCTTCCCGGCGGGCGCTGA